The following are from one region of the Orenia metallireducens genome:
- a CDS encoding fibronectin type III domain-containing protein encodes MFTKQTLNIVLLLVLIMTLCTSVLFAASNVDHGAEYINETEALFWVNDGGSTSSQDISWAIVYVGPDPNTTLHGKPGYTMSYNASLDRWEYTKTDMNDNGGNPWEYQFNLAGQESAEYLYNHSEGGTTNPGSLVAPSLNNAVAGDSQVSLSWGSVANAAGYNVKYGTTSIDVGNVTNYTVTGLTNGTAYTFTVAAYNSNGESPDSNQLTATPTISNPDGVLWEENFDTFNSDLWTKVTNGSGNGNQELQYYLPQNVSIEEIPEEPGNNALVLTAKRENWEGKSFTSGKVDTNGKVAIQYGIIEVRMKVPDNLATGLWPAAWLLGSNYGVVGWPKCGEIDMMEMGHMASERAKYGVATENQMVTSNQFWYSPDALSDQNPTGAANRSWENPNVTPYIDPNTLTDRFLTYRLYWNQDIIRFAVEDNGVEHFLFAKDFTISEDSDEFRKPFFMLLNLAVGGTFTDAMTPGEVTAPLPGKVYIDYVKVKKWNGVGEVKFGGPEPETGTFGVFTDNTPTNNKIESPNIYAWEGTFVEGTIPPYEGENGIGWQAAMPGSWFGGHIAPNAPLNMSNYADGNLRFMIKIPADVSFKIGVMDTYTNEHWVEFPAYETKYGLVRNGEWGQVTIPISELKGELIALQSMKSLFAIVSVNGDFSSFQLGIDDIYWQE; translated from the coding sequence TTGTTTACTAAACAAACTTTGAATATAGTGTTATTGTTGGTTTTGATTATGACTTTGTGTACATCAGTTTTATTTGCTGCTAGTAATGTTGATCATGGTGCAGAGTATATCAATGAGACAGAAGCCTTATTTTGGGTTAATGATGGGGGGAGTACATCGAGTCAAGATATTTCATGGGCAATTGTATATGTAGGTCCAGATCCAAATACAACTCTTCATGGTAAACCAGGATATACAATGAGTTATAATGCAAGTCTAGATAGATGGGAATATACTAAAACTGATATGAATGATAATGGAGGAAACCCATGGGAATATCAGTTTAACCTAGCAGGTCAGGAAAGTGCTGAATACCTTTATAACCATAGCGAAGGAGGAACTACAAATCCAGGATCACTGGTAGCACCAAGCTTAAATAATGCAGTGGCAGGGGATTCCCAAGTATCACTATCTTGGGGTAGCGTAGCTAATGCTGCAGGATATAACGTTAAATATGGAACTACAAGTATAGATGTAGGAAATGTAACAAATTATACAGTAACAGGATTAACAAATGGTACTGCTTATACCTTTACAGTAGCAGCCTATAATAGTAATGGTGAGAGTCCTGATTCTAATCAACTAACTGCTACTCCTACTATAAGTAATCCTGATGGAGTACTTTGGGAGGAGAACTTTGATACATTCAATTCAGATTTATGGACTAAGGTTACTAATGGAAGTGGTAATGGTAATCAGGAATTACAATATTACTTACCACAGAATGTTTCGATAGAAGAGATTCCCGAAGAACCAGGAAATAATGCCTTAGTTTTGACGGCAAAAAGAGAAAATTGGGAAGGTAAGTCCTTTACTTCAGGTAAAGTTGATACAAATGGAAAAGTTGCTATACAGTACGGTATAATAGAGGTTAGAATGAAAGTGCCAGATAACTTAGCAACTGGTTTATGGCCTGCAGCATGGCTATTAGGAAGTAATTATGGTGTTGTTGGATGGCCAAAATGTGGAGAAATTGATATGATGGAAATGGGGCATATGGCTAGCGAAAGAGCAAAATATGGTGTTGCAACAGAAAATCAAATGGTTACTTCCAATCAGTTCTGGTATTCACCAGATGCACTTAGTGATCAAAATCCAACTGGTGCTGCAAATCGTTCTTGGGAAAATCCAAATGTTACACCATATATAGATCCTAATACATTAACAGATAGATTCTTGACTTATCGCCTATATTGGAATCAAGATATTATTCGCTTTGCTGTTGAAGATAATGGAGTAGAGCATTTCCTTTTCGCGAAGGATTTCACAATAAGCGAAGACTCAGATGAATTTAGAAAACCATTCTTTATGTTACTAAACCTTGCAGTTGGTGGGACCTTTACAGATGCAATGACCCCTGGTGAAGTAACAGCACCACTTCCAGGCAAAGTCTATATTGATTATGTAAAAGTCAAGAAATGGAATGGAGTAGGTGAGGTTAAATTTGGTGGACCTGAACCTGAAACAGGAACTTTTGGAGTATTTACTGACAATACACCAACAAATAATAAGATAGAATCACCAAATATATATGCTTGGGAAGGTACTTTTGTTGAAGGAACTATTCCTCCATATGAAGGTGAGAATGGAATTGGGTGGCAAGCAGCCATGCCAGGTAGTTGGTTTGGAGGTCATATTGCTCCAAATGCACCACTTAATATGAGTAATTATGCTGATGGAAATTTGAGATTCATGATTAAAATCCCCGCAGATGTCTCTTTCAAAATTGGGGTTATGGACACTTATACCAACGAACATTGGGTTGAGTTCCCAGCTTATGAAACAAAGTATGGTCTTGTTAGAAATGGTGAGTGGGGACAGGTAACAATTCCAATTAGTGAGCTTAAAGGAGAATTGATCGCACTACAATCAATGAAGTCTTTGTTTGCAATTGTTAGCGTAAATGGTGATTTCTCTAGTTTCCAGCTTGGTATAGATGATATCTATTGGCAAGAGTAA
- a CDS encoding glycosyl hydrolase — protein sequence MFTKQALNMVLVLVMIMTLCTSSLFAANVGMGSYTEYLPAGEEHPPETIYKTTNLTGAVPTNSWESSILWEQYSQPIFSHPLTFKAVESGLEIGTPRLGGGGIAYFGSHIADITLENSSMATAVDARADKITDWTTDVLMADGSNNIKATLVKGSPYVYATFAGGNPVLEFRESPVIFYGGSNSQYLGITIGGVSYGLFAPAGSTWNGIGTTRLTCNLPTGRNYVSIATLPDNSVSTLNYFKDHAYAFVTDTKVSWHYDENSSQLITNFDLTTSVKEGSNSNTIMALYPHQWRNNSLISPLGYSYNTLRGTMKTVAGTSFQTRYTYNGVLPSFPDVADLSNPGSFDANTLSGYLNELANEEFTGSGNTYWLGKTLGKIASALPLAEQVNNGTVASTLENRLRSTLEDWFTASSGESQNLFYYDNNWGTLIGYPDSYYTADQLNDHHFHYAYFIHAAAQIALRDSYWASDSQWGGMVKKVIKDFANWDRNDNQFPFLRSFDPYEGHSWASGHAQFADGNNQESSSEGINAAQAIILWGEATNNTEIRDLGIYLYTTASEAIHNYWFDSYGDVFNPAYGHEIASMVWGAKYSHEIWWAGGDEEVHGINLLPMTVASIHLAKHPNAIKVNYDEMVAENGGDPDTWADIHYMAYALYDPSTALNKWSDAIIPEAGESKAHTYHWLHSLNTMGTPDFTVTADTPLYGVFDNNGIKTYIAYNASNLWKTVNFSDGTTLDVAPYAMGISGVTTPPPSTDNHLIPGKIEAEDYDNMSGIDTESCSEGGENVGWIEVGDWMDYTVDVETAGTYTVEYRVASPQDTGEIELQSNGDVLATTAIPNTGDWQAWTTVTVEVDLTAGEQTLRLYASGQQFNINWVKFTLQSVPEPTADHGVEYISEAEALFWVKDGGSSGQDNGWIIVYIGDDASTDLHSKPGYYMTYNSSLDRWEYTKNDMHHNGGEPWEYQFNLTGAIGDEYLYTH from the coding sequence TTGTTTACTAAACAAGCTTTGAATATGGTGCTAGTGTTGGTAATGATTATGACCTTGTGTACATCATCTTTATTTGCTGCTAATGTAGGTATGGGAAGCTATACAGAATATTTACCTGCTGGAGAAGAACATCCACCAGAAACAATTTATAAAACTACTAATTTAACTGGAGCAGTGCCTACTAATAGTTGGGAAAGTTCAATCTTATGGGAACAATATTCTCAACCAATATTTTCACATCCTTTAACTTTTAAGGCTGTAGAATCTGGATTAGAAATAGGTACTCCAAGATTAGGTGGAGGTGGAATTGCTTATTTTGGTTCACATATTGCTGATATTACTTTAGAAAATAGTAGTATGGCTACAGCAGTGGATGCTAGAGCTGATAAAATAACTGATTGGACAACTGATGTATTGATGGCTGATGGTAGTAATAACATTAAAGCCACTTTAGTTAAAGGTAGCCCTTATGTTTATGCTACTTTTGCTGGAGGTAATCCAGTATTAGAGTTTAGAGAAAGTCCTGTGATATTTTATGGAGGATCAAATAGTCAATATTTAGGAATAACTATAGGTGGTGTTAGTTATGGACTATTTGCTCCAGCAGGATCAACTTGGAATGGAATTGGAACAACTAGATTAACCTGTAATTTACCAACTGGAAGAAACTATGTATCAATTGCTACTTTACCTGATAATAGTGTTTCTACTTTAAACTATTTTAAAGACCATGCCTATGCTTTTGTTACTGATACTAAGGTAAGTTGGCATTACGATGAAAATTCAAGTCAATTAATAACTAATTTTGATCTGACAACTTCAGTAAAGGAAGGGTCAAATTCTAATACTATTATGGCTCTTTATCCACACCAATGGAGAAATAATAGTCTGATCTCCCCCTTGGGTTATAGCTACAATACTTTGCGTGGGACAATGAAGACTGTAGCAGGTACATCATTCCAAACAAGATATACTTATAATGGTGTGTTACCTTCATTTCCTGATGTAGCTGATTTATCTAATCCAGGAAGTTTTGACGCGAACACTCTTAGTGGGTATTTAAATGAATTAGCTAATGAAGAATTTACTGGTAGTGGTAATACTTACTGGTTAGGAAAAACATTAGGTAAGATAGCGTCTGCATTACCGTTAGCAGAGCAAGTGAATAATGGGACTGTTGCCTCAACTTTAGAAAATAGATTGAGAAGTACTTTAGAAGATTGGTTTACTGCTAGTTCAGGAGAAAGCCAAAATCTATTCTATTATGACAATAATTGGGGAACTTTAATTGGTTATCCAGATAGTTATTATACAGCAGACCAATTAAATGATCACCATTTCCATTATGCATATTTTATTCATGCAGCAGCTCAAATCGCTTTAAGAGATTCATATTGGGCTTCTGATAGTCAATGGGGCGGTATGGTTAAGAAAGTTATCAAAGATTTTGCTAACTGGGACAGAAATGACAATCAATTTCCATTTTTAAGAAGTTTTGACCCTTATGAAGGTCATTCTTGGGCATCAGGTCATGCTCAATTTGCTGATGGTAATAACCAAGAGTCATCTTCAGAAGGTATAAATGCTGCTCAAGCAATTATTCTTTGGGGGGAAGCAACGAATAATACAGAGATTAGAGATTTAGGAATTTACTTGTATACAACAGCATCAGAAGCAATTCATAATTATTGGTTTGATAGTTATGGAGATGTATTTAATCCAGCTTATGGTCATGAGATTGCTTCAATGGTTTGGGGAGCGAAATATAGTCATGAAATTTGGTGGGCAGGTGGTGATGAAGAGGTACATGGTATCAATTTATTACCAATGACTGTTGCATCAATTCATTTGGCAAAGCATCCTAATGCTATAAAAGTAAATTATGATGAAATGGTAGCAGAGAATGGTGGAGACCCAGATACATGGGCTGATATACATTATATGGCTTATGCTCTTTATGACCCTTCTACAGCTTTGAATAAGTGGAGTGATGCTATTATACCAGAAGCAGGGGAATCTAAAGCTCATACCTATCATTGGTTACATAGTTTAAATACTATGGGGACACCAGATTTTACTGTAACAGCAGATACTCCTCTTTATGGTGTGTTTGATAATAATGGTATAAAAACTTATATTGCCTATAATGCTTCAAATCTTTGGAAAACTGTAAATTTCTCTGATGGAACAACACTAGATGTTGCTCCATATGCTATGGGGATTTCAGGAGTAACTACACCACCACCATCTACTGATAATCATCTAATACCAGGTAAAATAGAAGCAGAAGATTATGATAATATGTCAGGAATTGATACAGAAAGCTGTAGTGAAGGTGGAGAGAATGTAGGATGGATAGAAGTAGGAGATTGGATGGACTATACTGTAGATGTAGAGACTGCAGGAACTTATACTGTAGAGTATAGAGTAGCAAGTCCTCAAGATACAGGTGAAATCGAACTTCAATCAAATGGTGATGTGTTAGCAACTACTGCAATACCAAATACAGGTGACTGGCAAGCATGGACTACAGTAACAGTAGAAGTTGATTTAACTGCTGGAGAACAGACTTTGAGACTTTATGCAAGTGGACAACAATTTAATATTAACTGGGTTAAATTTACATTACAGTCAGTTCCTGAACCAACGGCAGATCATGGAGTAGAGTATATAAGTGAAGCAGAGGCATTATTCTGGGTAAAAGATGGAGGAAGTTCAGGTCAAGATAATGGATGGATAATTGTATATATAGGAGATGATGCAAGTACAGACCTTCATAGTAAACCAGGATATTATATGACCTATAATTCTAGCTTAGATAGATGGGAATATACTAAGAATGATATGCATCATAACGGTGGGGAGCCATGGGAATATCAATTTAATTTAACCGGTGCTATAGGTGATGAGTATCTTTATACTCATTAA